AAACAATCAGATCAAATTCCAGACTCTGCACATAAAGTTAAGCTAGCATGAACAGAAGAACAGAACATCAGGGATAAATAAGCATAGGGAAGTTAGTTGCAACAGATTAATTGACTCATATATCATGCCTGAAGAACAGCCATCTCATACTTGAGAATTACGTGGTGATCTTGTTTAATCCCTTTCCCTATTTCCTCAGCAGATACATGGTTCTCCTCTATTTTACAAGCTGCATACACGCAGGTTAACCTGTTTAATGAAAGGTATCATCAATTAGTCCAACTTACAACATTCAACCAAGGTGTAACTAACTGCCtaaatatatatagtcaatttgattaacatattttcaaatgGGGAAGCAAGTGTTACATTATTTCTTTTGGATGATGTTGCATAACAGACCATTGCAGATAAAACCTTTTGAAGTATTGGAGGGCTGTTGCCTGCAAAAATATTAGAAGGAGAAACATGAATTCAGAGAGCTATCAAGATGggcaaattttatttttgacttCATCATGAACTTTCAAATGGAAGAAGAGCAACACACCTGAATCTTGTGAGGAAATTCAAAGGCACTGCACACTTCTTGGACCTTTCCCTCATAAAATGTTCTCATAAACCGTTCTTCATCAACACTCAACGGTTTAAGCTTCTTATCAGCTGAGAGTAAATAACACCAGTTAATATTTGATCAACAAAACCGTAATGAAGAAGATATAGAACCATGTGAGATAAATCTAAAACTTACGTTGATCTCCTGATCCTGCATCACCTTTCTCAGTAGGATAAGTTAGTAATCCACTGGCATCTACTTCAACTTGAGTTGTTCCACACTGAAAAATAAGAATTTGTCATGAATACAGACTAAATTTCCATAACAACACTTAACACACACACACCTTCTCCAGCAATTGCACTGCCCTCTGATTAGCAGCTTTATATCTCTCTGCCTACAGTCACAACaacactagagcttagttgcaATTTTTAGTATATGAAACAGAAGACATACTGAACAATGAACAAATGAACAATGATCAATTTCACTTCCACTTGTTTGTGAAAACTAAATAACCATTAacccaaataaaaaaacaacagaGAATAAAAAAACACAGATGAAGGCAGTCTCTACCTTAAAagatcaaaaatttataaagcaTACGAAACAGATTTGACTAAACGATAGAAAAGGGAAGAAGGATACCAGTTTCTGGGGAGTAAAAATCCACTTGGACCGTTGAGTTGATGTCTGAAAATCCGCCATTACTTGAGGAGGAGCTGCTTaacagctcccactgattcaaAAGATACGAAATCGAAAATCTCACTTGTGAATGTTCCAAAGTATCTCTCTTTATCAAtacccaacaaaaaaaaagtgtctcTCTTTTATCGAATAGTGTGTTAATGCCGATCAAATTCACACACACTATCGACGGAGGTTCTCCTTCTGTATCAGACAGAACCAGTAGGCAGTAGAGATAAAGCTGAACCACcgtttcaatttcaattttatgAATCAGACCGAACCGTTTCAGTTTGATtatgataatattatttacaGGCTATTAAGCCCTGAACTGGCccaataaatgttttttttttcctttctccaAGCAGAGAAGAGAACAAAACTGagaaagacaaaaaaacaaaacagctCAATAGTTACATAATCAATCAATGGTAGCCAATCGAGAAGCTGTTCATTTATTAACTAACTTAAACTATACTAACCTATAATCTGCTATCCTTTTTTCAAATGAAGATAGATACACGGTTAATTTTGTAAGGAACTCAAAAAGTTATATTCATGTTTTGACAAGAGCCATGATTTGATTCTTGATCCATCCCATGCAAGTCTGTATTTCTCTGTAGATAGGCATGTTCTGCGGACACCGCGGCTGCAAGCTACTCACTGCTGTCTCCATCACCTGAGCCACGTCCCCTGGTGGGTACTGCTTCTCTGTGCACTTCTGCAGTCATTTATAAAAGTTCAAATCAATACCCCCATTACCCTCTATGTGAGAAATAAACCTCAAAGTTTGTATTCTTGATATACATTAGACTTTTATTTTTGTCCAAGTAAGTTTCCTCTTAATTTTACCTGAATCATGAGCCAAGTTGCAACACAACAGCTGATCAGCTCTGAATCCATTTGCGTTTCGTTTTTCCCTGATCCCATCAATCCTTCAGTAATCGCCTCTCCTGTGTTTGAGGGAGACCGGTTTTGATGATGGTCCAAGCTGCCATTGGCTTGGTCTTGATGCTTCATACCAGATACTATAGAGTTATCTATTGGCTGATGATGTTTGCTGATTGAGTCTAAAGCCTGTTGGACCATCTTCCCCGCGTCTTCGTCATCCTTCACCAAAGATGCAGCCTACAACCCCCACA
This genomic interval from Brassica napus cultivar Da-Ae chromosome A6, Da-Ae, whole genome shotgun sequence contains the following:
- the LOC106407377 gene encoding cyclin-H1-1, which translates into the protein MADFQTSTQRSKWIFTPQKLAERYKAANQRAVQLLEKCGTTQVEVDASGLLTYPTEKGDAGSGDQPDKKLKPLSVDEERFMRTFYEGKVQEVCSAFEFPHKIQATALQYFKRFYLQWSVMQHHPKEIMLTCVYAACKIEENHVSAEEIGKGIKQDHHVILKYEMAVLQSLEFDLIVYAPYRAIEGFICNMEEFLQARDDEIQKLEILLKAATGEADKVMLTDAPLLFPPGQLALAALRIANGVLGVVDFDRYLENIVSQPNSEHTTSELTRLLDDIESLVKKYKYPSEKDMKHINRKLKSCLGHSSSHDESKKREKRSKHKSHRSSSDIPKEAPIG